CTCCGGGGAGGAGATCGACGACTCCTTCGAGCTGTGGCGGGATCTGATCACCGATATCCGCGCGCTGCGGCTCACGGTCTACGACATCGCCGACCGTCTGCGCTCCTGGCATACCATCGGGTGAAACGTACGGGCAGGGCAGGCCCGGGCGGCCGGCGTCCGCCCCGAGGCATTCGGGTGCGATAGCGGCCAACGAACCGTCCTGACAGTAGACGCGCGATGCCCGGCCTGACAGCTCAGGCCGGGCATCGCGCGTCCCGCGTTGTACGAGTCGACTCCGACCTTCTCCTTCGCGCGCCGCTGAACCCACTCCGGGGCGGCTGCTCCGCAAGGTCGCTCTCGAACGAGCACGCGTGCGCACCATCACCCTGCGCGCCTCCGCACTGAGCCCAGCAGCCGACGCACACCACCAGCTCCTCCTCGACGCCAGCGACGAAAGCCCGCCATCTTGAGAAGGCGGCCGACACCGCCCGCTCCCGCTTCGGACCCGACGCCGTCTTCCTGGCCTCCCTGGCCCCCTCACCCTGAACCGCCGGCGCCCGCACCCTGCGAACACCCCTTCTCGGCACTCGGGCAAGCCCCTCGCCCCTACGATGCGGTGGTGCGGAACACCAAAGCGTTCAAAGAAGCCGTCGCCGAGACCCTCGCCGAACTGGCCCGTCGGGGCGTGACCCTCACCCCCGCGACGGTGGAGGACACCATCGAGCGCAACGTCCAGGCGGTGGCCGCCCAACTCGGCATCCAGGTGCGATCCGCCTGGCGGTACTTCGACGCTGCAGCCCTCGCCGACACCGTCGCCCAGAGCGTGCGGGAGTTCGAAGACAGCAGCCCCGACGTCGAGGTCGGGCAGGCGCCTATGCCGCCGCGGGACAACCCCGAACTGGCCCTGATCCTCGCCGGCGTGCCGGACGCCCTGGCCCAAACCGGCGGAGACCTGTACCCGGGTTCGACATAATTCGGCGGCCTAGAGAGCCGAAAGTGGGGCCTGACCTGGGGGAACATGGTTGTGGCCGCCTGGAGGGCGTGTCTCTAGGCGGTGGGGTTGTGGCTGGTCAGCGTGGTGCGGGCTGAAGGCCGGCGATCTGCTTGGGGGTGGGGATCTGCAGCTTGGTGAGGAGGTCCTGCTGGGGCTTGGTGGGGGTGGTGACCTGCTGGAACGTGCCGGTGGGGCCGGTGAAGGTGCCCAGGTGGAGGCGGTCGAGTTCGCGGCGGATCCTGGGCCAGGTGTCGCCGGTGGTGGTCTCGGCGATGCGGATGAGCAGGAGGGCGAGCCAGCACAGCAGGACGTGGGCGCGGATGCGTTCTTCGAGGCGGTGGTAGACGGGCCGCAGGTCGATGACCTGCTTCATGTCGCGCCAGCCGCGTTCGACTTCCAGGAGGGCCTTGTAGCCGCGCGCGATGTCCTCGGCGGAGAGCTTGGGGTCGGAGGATCGCAGAAGGTACTTGCCGTCGAGGTTCTCCTCGGTCTTGATCCTGGCCTGGTCGATGCGGAGCTTGCCGGCGGGGGTGGTGCGCAGGTAGCGGTTCAGGCCGGGCTTGGCGGCGATCTTGCCGCGCAGTTCGCCGCGCTTGAAGTCGCTGAGCTTGTCGGTGTCGGCGATCAGCTCTTGGAGTTGGGCGACGAGTTGCTCGCGCATGTGCTGGTCGCGGTCGGCGGCTTCGGGGTTGTGGCAGATGACGAACCGTTCGGTGTCGCTGATCCGTACCTCCTTGACGCGCATGTGGCCGGTGATGTCCTGGTAGCGGCCCTGCCGGGACAGGGCCTGCTTGACCTCGGGGGATGTGGTGCGGAGCTTCTCGCCGATGATGTAGGCGTCGGTGCCGCTGCGCAGGTAGCGGCGGTTGCGGTCAGATGAGAAGCCGCGGTCGGCGACCCACACGATCTTGGAGAGGGTCCAGTCGCGCATGTCGTCCTTGACCTGCCGGATCAGGGTCTGGTCCGAGGCATTTCCGGGCCAGGACCAGACGCGGACCGGGATGCCGTCGCGGGTGACCGCCAGGCCGATCACGATCTGGGGCAGGTCGTCGCGGGAGTCCTTCGACTTGCCGTGCGTGCGGAACCCGGCCGGCTTGGCCGCGTCCCCGACGTCCTGGCCCTCGTCGCCGGCGTCGTCCCGGCGGTGGCCCTTCTCGTCGCGGGCGACGGACTCGTCGGGTTCCTCGAGTTCGAAGTAGGTGCTGGTGGTGTCGAAGAACAGCAGGTCCACTTCCAGGTTCAGCAGGTTCGCGACCTCGTCGAAGACCTGCTTCTCCAGGTCGTCCTTGACCTCGTGGAGCCAGTCCATCGCCCGGTAGCAGGACTGCTCGCCGGCCTCGGGCAGCGAGTCGATGTGCACGTCGTGGGTGATCCACTCGGCGGCGGCGAGCTTCGAGGACGGGGCCAGCGCGCGGTTGGCGACCAGCGCGAACAACACCCGCTCGGTCGCGGACATGTCCCGGGGCCGCCCCCGCTTGGGCTGCCCGACCCCGGACACGATCTGGTCGATCTTCAGTCGGTGCCACAGGTGGTCCAGGACGTAGGCCCCGCCGAACGGGACCGAGCCGGTGAACTCCAGCCCCGGCGTGGTGCCCGCTTCCAGGGCCTCGCCGGGCTCCAGCAGCCGCGACAAGGACGCGACCAGCCGCCGGATCGCGTCGCGGTCCAACTCGTCCTCCCGGCCGAAGGTGAACAGCACCTTCGGCACGGCCCGGCCCTTGACCGGGTCCCACTCGTTGTGGGCCAGGTGCAGGTACCGCACCGTCCCGGACTTGTTCTCCCGCTTGGTCGTCCTCACATACACGACTCCAGACCATACGGGACAAGGCCAGGCCAGTACAGGAAAACCAGAGAAATCGTGTCTCTAGGCACTTTCGCGTGCAACTCCAGCCCACGCGCCCTTGACCAGCAGTTTCACCCTGCCGCCGCCTCCAGAACCCCCGAATTACGTCGAACCCGGGCTGTACGCCGTCATCCTCAACGTCGCCGTCAACGCATGGGTGGCCGGCCACCTCCACGGAGAAGACGGCTGTGAGGGATGCGATGGCAACCGCGGTCCCACCGGCCACGACTGGCAGGCCCGCATGCACACCCTCAACGAGATGCAGCCGGACATCACCAAGTGGTTCGACCGCGACGTGTGGACCCGCGCCTTGAACAGCACTGGCTTCACCGTCACCCGCACTTGACCGACCCCGTCCGCCGCCTCGGCGAGACCGGCTTGCCCACCCTGAAACAACAGGGCTTGCCCAGGCTCTGGTGGGCTTGTCCACCGAATCTCCCGCCGTCCAGCCCACGGCCCTGGTGGCGAAGCCTTCCGGATCGGTCGACGTAGATTCGGATGCATGAACGACTCCGTCAGACGTATCGATCCCTCGACCGACCCCGGCTCGGTAGCGATCATGCTCGGCTGCAACCCGAATCAGATCGGCCCGTGTGCACGGTGCCAAGGCCTCACGATCCGGTACGCAACGCCCAGTTGATCTGCCCGGCCTGCCGCGCCAAGGATCAGGCGCCCGTCTAGCCCCGCGTCGCCGCCATCGCGAGGCGCTGCCGACGAGCCCTCCCCGGCCGGCGTGCTGCGCCGCTGGCCGGGGACGCCCAGCGTCTCGCGCGTAGTTGCTTCCTTAGTGGGCCCCACCGTTGCCTGGACCGTTGTCTCCACCGTTGCACCGAGGGGTGCACCGAGAGTTGCAGCACCCCTTCGCGCGCTTCCGGCATGGGTCCGGCTCGTTTCGAGTGACTGGCTGAGCTGGCGTTTTGTGTGGGTGGGCTGGTGGTGAGTGCTGGTCGCTTCTACCTTCTGGGTGAGGGGGTGGGGTGATGGTGTCCCTGCTGGAGGAGCTGGAACGGCGTGAGTCGGCTATCGGGGAACGGGTGGGCGAACTGCGGGTGCAGGTAGCGGAGCTGAGCGAGCAACTGGAGGCGTTCGAGGAGATGCTCGCGCAGGTGGAGGTCGCCCGGGCGGTGGTGCGGGAGGTCCTCGACGACGCGGCGGCCGAGGAGCCGGTGCCGCGGCCTGCGGCGGGGCCGCAGCGGGCGGGAGGGGAGTCGCCGATCGGGGTGGTGACGGTGCCCGAGCGGGAGGCGGGGATGGACGCATCGCTGCTGCCGTCTGGGTACCGGGACATCATGGAGGTGCTCATCGCGGCGGGGCGGCCGATGCGGTCGAAGGCGGTCTCGGTGGCGATCGGCCGGGGCGAGGGCCCCTCGAAGGTGGAATCGGTGCGGGTGAAACTGAAGCGGCTCGCGCGCCGGGGCTGGCTGAGCGAGGACAGTCCGGGCCTGTTCGCGCTGCTCGAACACGCCGAGGACAGTGGGCCGTTGGGCCAGGGTTCTGGCGGCTGAGGGTTCTTCTTCCTACGTTCGTAGGTGCCAACCGAAACGCCCGTAGGAAGAAGAACGCCGTGGAACGGTACGACACGCCGCCGAGTGCTGACGACTTTGAGGCGGCGGCGAATTTATTCAGCATGCTCGTGACGGAGCTGGCATCGCCGACGACTGGCGATCTGGCCCATCATGAGCTGGAGGATCTCTTGGAAGACAGGGGCCGTGACCTGCTGCGGCAGCTGTTCCAGGATCACCTGGACCTGCGGGAGCGGCGCGAGCAGGAGGCTGTGGCGAGCTTGCGGCCCCGCGTGATCGGTACGGACGGTCTGCCGCGGCCGCGGCTGGAGAGGGGCCATGGCCGGCTGCTGGCCACGGTGTTCGGCACGGTGACCGTCTCCCGCCTCGCCTGGAGGCGCCTGGAGGCGTCGAACGTGCACCCGGCGGATGCGGTGCTGTCACTGCCGCGGGGCCGACACTCGCACGGTCTGGCCCGCCTCGCCGTCCAGGCGGCCACCCGGATGTCCTACGACGCGGCCCACGAGACGATCATCCGGCGGTGCGGCCGCGTGCTCGGCAAGCGTCGGCTCGCCGGTCTGCTCGTCGAGGCCGCCGGTGACGTCGACGCCTTCTACAACGCCAGAATCGTTCAACCCTGCGCTCCGGCAACAGTGTTGGTGCTGTCCGCGGACGGCAAGGGCATCGTGATGAGGCCCGAGGCCCTGCGGGAGGCCACCCGGCAGGCCGCCGAAAAGCGGCAGCACGCCTTTCGCACGCGTCTGGCCGCCGGGGAGAAGAACGGCAGAAAACGCATGGCCACGCTCGGCGCGGTCTACGACGCCGAACCGGCACCCCGCCGGCCGCACGATGTGATCACGCCGCCCGGCGGCTTCACGGACGGGCACATCCGCCGGCCCGGCCCCGTTGCCCGGGACAAGTGGCTGTGCGGCTCGGTGGAACACGACGCCGAGCACGTTGTGGCGCAGGTCTTCGAGCACGCGCAGGCCCGCGACCCCGAACATCGCCGCACCTGGGTGGTCCTGGTCGACGGCGCCCGCCATCAACTCGACCTCGTCCAGGCCGAAGCCCGTCTCCACCACGTCGAGGCGCACATCGTCATCGACATCATCCACGTCCTGGAGAGGTTGTGGGCGGCGGCCTGGTGCTTCCACGGATCAGGCCAAGTTGACCGGCGGACAGCGGCACGGTGTCGATACCTGCGTCCGCTACCTGCGCGGCAACGCAGATTTCCTGCACTACGAGAAGGCCCTCGCGGCCGGCTGGCCCATCGCCACCGGGATCATCGAAGGCGCGGCCCGCCATCTCGTCGCCGACCGTCTCGACATCAGCGGAGCCCGCTGGGGTCTCGACGGCGCCGAAGCCGTCCTGAAACTCCGTGCCGCCGCCGCTAACGGTGATCTTGACGCCTACTGGAAACATCATCTCGCCAAGGAACATCAACGGCTCTACCCAGCCCATGACCAGGCGAGATACGCCCTTACTGCCTGACCCAGGGGCATTGCGCGATTGGGATTGGTCCGGTTCGCCGGTCTCGTGAGTGACGTGTCGTCATGTCCGTTGTGAGGCAAGGGGCCCTGGAAAGCAGAGCAGGCACGGTGCTGGTGATCATGTGGTTGTCGAGACCCATGAGAACGAGCGAGACCGTGCCTGCCCGAACATCATCGCCCATCCCTTCCGCACTGGAGCAACTGGGCTCCCCGACTGATCCCCTCGCCTCAAGCGATGCCGCTGACCTGCGGCGTTTCCTGACCCTGGTCGCCGACCCCCGCGATGCGCGAGGTCTGCGGTATCCCGCCCTCGCATTGCTGTGCGCAGCCGCCTCGGCGGTGCTGACCGGGGCCCGCTCGCTCATCGCGATCAGCGAGTGGATCGCGGATGCCCCGCAGCATGTGCTGGGCGTCCTCGGTTTCACTGCCGATCCGCTTACCGGCCTGCGGCCCGTGCCGCACGCCGCAACCGTGCGCCGCCTGCTGCAGCGTGTGGACGGCGACGCGCTCGACGCGGCGATCGGCGCGTTTCTGCAGGCCAGAACGCCGCCCCCGGCCAAGCCGGAGACGAAGGCGGGGCCAACGCAGCGGGTGATCGCGGTCGACGGCAAGGTGGTCCGCGGTTCACGGACCGCAACGGCCGCAGCGATCCAGCTGCTGGCGGCAATGGACCACCACGGCGTGGTCCTGGCCCAGCGGCAGGTCGCTTCCAAGAGCAACGAGATTCCCTCCTTCGCGCCGTTGCTGGACGGTCTCGAGCTGGAGAACACGGTGGTGACCGCCGACGCTCTGCACACCCAGCACGACCACGGGGCCTATCTGACCAGTCGCGGCGCGCACTACGTGGCCGTCGTGAAGAAGAACCATCCCGGCCTGTACACCCAGATCAGGAAGCTGCCCTGGCGGGACATCCCGCTCGGGCACAGCACTCGCGACCACGCCCACCACCGCGACGAGATCCGCCGGCTCAAAGCGGCCGCATTCAGCCACCTCGACTACCCCGGCGCCCGCCAGGCGATCCAAGTCGTCCGGTGGCGACGCGACTTGAGCACCGGGAAACTGACCATCGAGCGCGTCTACCTGATCACCAGCCTGAGCGTCTTCGACGCCACCTGCACCGAGCTCGCCACATGGATCAGAGGCCACTGGGGCATCGAGAACCTCCTGCACCACGTCCGGGACCGCACGTTCCGAGAGGACGACTCCAAGGTCCGCACCGGCACCCTGCCCCGCGCCATGGCCTCCCTGCGCAACCTCGCCATCAGCACCTTCCGCCAGGACGGCCAGACGAACATCGCCGCCGCCCTCCGCCACACCAGCCGCGACTACCACCGGCCCCTACGAACCCTCGGTCTCACATGACAAACCCAGACAGACCTCGATCACGCAATGACCCTGCTGCCTGACCGCGATCTCACTCAGAACGAGCCGCACCCAATGCACAATGCACCCGGCCACCTGGCCACGGCGGGCAACGGCGGATTGCAGAGCGGTGACCGCGAGGCGGGACTGCATCCGGTCGTCGATGGAATAGCCCACAATGCGGCCCGAGAACACGTCCTTGACCGCGCACAGGTACAGCTTCCCCTCGCCGGTGGCGTGCTCGGTGATGTCCGTGAGCCACAGCCGGTTCGGGGCGTCGGCGGTGAAGATGCGCCGCACTCGATCGTCGTGGACCGGCGGCCCGGCCTTGGCGTTCTTGCCGCGACCGCTTCGCTTTCCAAACGCGCTCCACCAGCCGTTGTCCCGGCAGATCCGCCAGGCGGTCCGCTCGGCCATCACCTCGCCCGCGGCGCGGGCCTCGTCGACAAGGAAGCGGTGGCCGAACTCCGGGTCGTCGCGGTGAGCGTCGAACAGTGCATTGGCCCGGTATGCCTTGGCCAGTTCGGCGTCAGTGACCGGGCCGGCCAGCCACCGGTAGTAGGGCTGGCGGGCCAGCCCCAGCACCCGGCACGTCACCGCTACCGGCACCCGGTAAGGGGCGTCGGCGGCGGCCAGCTCGCGGACGAGCGGGTACATCATTTTGCCGGCAGGTGCGCCTGCGACAGATACGCCGCCGCCCTCCTGAGCACCTCGTTCTCCTGCTCCAGCAGCCGGATCCGCTTGCGGGCCTCGCGCAGCTCGGCCGACTCACATTGCACTTACAGAACTCAGGCGCTCGAGCCCCGCACGTGGGCCAGGGCTTCGCCGAGGTTGTCCAGCGCTGTTCCTTCGCTCTGCCGGTCCCCGAGTTCGCGGAAGATGGTGGCGGCCTGGGTGTGGGCGTCGATGGCGTCCTCAAACCGCCCCACCTCGGCCAGGGCTTCGCCGAGGTTGTCCAGCGCCATGCCTTCGCTCTGCCGGTCCCCGAGTTCGCGAGAGATGGCGAGGTCCTGGGTGTGGGCGTCGATGGCCTCCTCAAACCGCCCCATCCACTGAAAAGCGAGGCCGAGACTGCTTAGCGCTATGCCTTCGCTCTGCCGGTCCCCGAGTTCGCGGGAGATGGCGAGGTCCTGGGTGTGGGCGTCGATGGCCTCCTCAAACCGCCCCATCCACTGAAAAGCGAGGCCGAGGCGGCTCAGCACCATGCTCTCGCCGCGCTGGTCGCCGAGCTCGCGGAAGATGGAGGCGGCCTGGGTGTGGGCGTCGATGGCCTCCTCAAACCGCTGCACCCCCTGAAAAGCTGCGCCGAGGTTGTTCAGCGCCGCCCCCTCGCCGTAACGGTCGCCGAGCTCGCGGAAGATGGCGAGGTCCTGGGTGTGGGCGTCGATGGCGTCCTCAAACCGCCCCACCTCGGTCAAGGCGCCGCCGAGGTTGCTCAGCGACTTCCCTTCGCGGTGCCGGTCGCCGAGTTCGCGGGAGATGGCGAGGTCCTGGGTGTGGGCGTCGATGGCCTCCTCAAACCGCCCCATCCCCTGAAAAGCGAGGCCGAAACTGTTTAGGGCTGTCCCCTCGGCATGCCGGTCACCGACCTCGACGAAGATGGTGGCGGCCTGGGCCAGGGCGTCGATAGCCTCCTCAAACCGCCCCACCTCAGCCAAGGCGGTGCCAAGGTTGGTCAGCGCCATCCCCTCGCTGTGCCGGTCGCCGACCTCAACGTGGATGGTGGCGGCCTGCGTGTGGGCGTCGATGGCCTCCTCAAACCGCCCCACCTCGGCCAGGGCGAGGCCGAGGTTAGTCAGCGCCGTACCCTCCCGGTGCTGGTTGCCGACCTCGTGGCAGATGGTGGCGGCCTGGGCCAGGTCGTCGATGGCCTCCTCGAACCGCCTCACCCTGTGTAAGGCTGCGCCGAGGTTGTTCAGCGCCATCCCCTCGCCATACCGGTCGCCGAGCTCGCGGAAGACGGTGGCGGCCTGGGTGTGGGCGTCGATGGCCTCCTCAAACCGCTCCACCCCCCACAAGGCTGCGCCGAGGTTGGTCAGCGCCGTCCCCTCGCCATACCGGTCGCCGAGCTCGCGCGTAGCGGCGAGGGCCTGCTGTCCGGTGGTAATCGCGTCATCGAAATGGCGGCGCCAGCTCAGGAACACGGTCAGGCTCGCGCGCAGGGATATGGCGAGGTGGGGGCGTGCGGTGGCGGCGGCGAGGGTGATAGCGGCGACGAGGTTAGACCGCTCGGCATCCAGCCACGCCAACGCGTCGCCACGGTCCTGGAAACGCCCGGGCACCGGATCGCTGGGCAGGGCGCGCAGATGGTCGTCCGCCGCGTCCGCGGTCACCCGGTAGTACTCCAGGAGGCGGTCCAAGGCCGGCTCACCCTGATCGCCGTCGTCCTGCTGGGCGAGCTCGGCCGCGTACAGGCGAATCAGGTCGTGCATCCGCCAGCGGCCCCAGAGCTTTCCGGGCTCGATGAGATGAGCACGGACGAGTCCCTGCAGTTGCTGCTCCACAAGGGCCTCGCTGGCCCCGGCCAGATGGGCGGCAGCTTCGGTGTCCAGATCGGGACCGGGATTGAGGGAAAGCAGGCGGAACACGTGAGCCTGGTCGCTGTCCAGGTGCTGGTAGGACAGGTCGAAGGCGGCGCGTACGGCCCGTTCCTCACGAGTGAGCTGGTCCAGTCGGCGGTGGGCGTCCGCCAACGCCTTGGCCAAGGAGGCCAACGGGCGGGTGGGAGTGTCGGCGAGGAGGGCGGCACAGATCTGCAGCGCCAGCGGCAGACCGCCGCATCGCTCGACGATCTCGCGGGCGCAGCCGGGCTCTTCCTCCACGCGGGTGTCGCCCCGGCCGCGGGCCTGGTACAGGGCGCGCCGCAGCAAGTCCACGGCGGCTTCGGAGTCCAGCACGTCCAGGTCATGCAGGCGAGCGCCGACATCGAGGGTGTGCCGGGAGGTGAGCAGAGTCGCAGTCGTGCCGTCGGTGGGTAGCAGCGGGCGAGCCTGCTCGGCGGTGGACGCGTTGTCAATGACGACCAGCACCCGTCGATCCTGATCAGCGTAGGCCTTCAGCACGCTCCGGAACAGCCGGGATCGGTCCTGCAGGTCAGCCGGAAGATGCTCGCCGGGGATGCCCAGGGCGCGCTCGGGGGGCAGGCGGCGCTCGGGGTCGTAGCCAAACAAGTCGACGAACAGGACCCCGCCGGGAAACCAGTTGGGCGTGGCCAGGGCCCGGTGGGCGGCCTGCAGCACCAGCTCGGTCTTACCGACTCCGGGCAGACCCGCCACGGCTGCCACCAGGACCGCCTGCTGCTCTCGACCCCCGGGGGCCAGGACCAGGAGCAGTTCTGCAAGCTGGGTGTCGCGGCCGGTGAAGGCCGGGGTACCGGCGGGCAGCCCGGCCAGCGCTGGGGTGATCTGCGGCGGCAGTTGCACGGTGATATCGCGGCCCTGGATGACCGCATGGAAAAACACCCCACCGCTGATCTCGTTTGAGACCACTGGCAGTGGCCCGAGCCCTCCGTCCATCTCGCGTCACCCCGCCGGGGGCGCAGCGGGCGGTGGTGGGGGGCTTGTGGTGAAGGAGACCCCGGAGAAGTCCCTGCCCAGTAGCACTGGTCCGTTCTGAGTGCCGCCGCTGATGCTGTTGTGCACCTCGCCGTCGCCGGTGCGTACAAGCTTGGCTTGCTCGTGCCACTGCTGCAGGCCGGTGCGGAAGTCCGCATCCAGGCCGGCTCGTACCGCCAGCGCCGCGCTGAGCGCTTGAGCGCGCGCCGGATCGTCCGGTGCCCCTTCCAGCTCCACCAGCTCCGCCTCCCCGGAGCCGCCCGCCGGAACCTCCGTATCCTGGCCCCGCCGAAACGGGCGGCGCACCAGTGCACTCAGCCCCGCCCACACCTGCCGGCCCAGTTCTCCACCGGCACCACCCGCCAACGCCGCCAGCAGTCCCACCGAGATCGGGTCCACTGCGCACCGCCTCCCCCGTAAACGAACGCCCAATGGGGTATCCACGCTACGAGAAGCCATGGCCGGTGGGAACAGCTTCTCCGCTCCATAACCCCTCGCCACCGCCGGAACGGACAACCCCCAACAGGGCCCGCCGCCGACCGCGGCAGGCCCGCTGGCACCACCAACTAGTTAGGGTCTGTGGCCGGTAGTTGCCGCACGTTTCCATCACATGTGGACATGGTCTTAGTTCAGAGAAGTGACCAATCCGAAGCTGATAGCTCCTGACCAGATGGTTCGGGGCATGGCTGACCTCCGCGACTACCCCGAGCAACACCAGCGTATGAGCGTCACGGGCGCCCCGCATGCGCGCACAGGGCCAGGCGCCGCCGTCCGCGCGAGGAGGCCGGCGGCGGTTGGTGGCTGGGTCAGGGGGCGGGCTCGTATGTCACCGTCTGCGCTGGGCAGTCCGCGGCGACGTTCTCCAGGGCGACCAGCTCGGCGTCGTCGACGGCGAGGGCCCATCGGAGCTTGGTGCCCACCCATTCGGCGAGGTACCGGCAGTGGACATCGGTGGCGGGTGGCATCCATTCGGCCGGATCCTGGTCGGACTTGCTGCGGTTGGAGCGTGCGGTGACGGCGACGAGGGATGTCTCGGCGCCCTGGTCGTTGGCGTACGTCTCCCGGCGCGGCGGGGTCCAGGCCGATGCGCCGCTGTCCCATGCTTCGGCGAGGGGGACCATGTGGTCGATGTCGAGTCCGGACGCCGACGTGACGACGGTGGCGTCGTAGTACGACCACCAGCTCCCGCCGGTCAGGCGGCATCCGGGCCCGACGGCGGGCGGCTCGACCGCCTCGTGGAGGAGGACCTCGGCGCGCGTGTTGCAGCCGTCGGCCGGGTCGTCGCCGGTGTTCCAGTGGCGGAACTTGTCGCGGCTGTAGCCGTCGCGGGACTCGGTGGCCACGGGCAGGCTGGCGACGGCTTCGGTCAGGGGCAGGGTCTCGGCGGCGTGGGCAGGGGTGGAGACGGTGGCAGGCAGGAAGGCGAGGACAACGGCCGCGAGGCCGCGCAGAACAGCTTTGACCATGCGTTCGTTGATAGCTGCCCTGAAGGGGGCGTGATCAGCGGTTTCCCCGAGGCGCCGCCCGTGTGAGTGGAAAGGTCATACCGGAGAACGAAACGCCCACACCGATGCGAGTGGGGGATCAACCCTCGCCGTTGCCCCTCCCGGTCTGGCTCTGCCGCCAGGTCGCGGGCGCTGTCGCGCTTTGTCGCGCGCGGTCACGGTTCTCCAGGACGCCATCGGGACGGCGCCTGGCCGCCGTCCAAGCGTTAGCCCCCCGCCGTTGAACGTGCCACTTCTACTCGAGGATGCCGAGGTGCTGGTCGGGGCCGGACAGAGGCGATCTTGTTGTCGATCCGGTGCAGCCACATGGCGTGCCACACCCGGAGGGTGAGCAGTCGCTCCAGGTCGGGGGGTAGATCGTCGAACACGGCCGTCCTCGGTTTCTGCGCTGTGACGGAGCACGACAGCTTGCGAGTGGAGCACGACAGCTTGCGAGCCTGCTGTCGGTGACTCTCTGCGCAACGGCTCGGAGGAGCGAACCGATCCTCCTCCGATGCCCGGAAGCTCCCGCTGACGGTGAGGACTTGGCGTAGCGGTTAGCGGCAGGGGCCTCGCCCAGCGAGGGCGCCCGTCATGGCCCGGCGAGGATCTCGCTCGCGTGCATTCGACGCACGCCCTGCCGTTCTCGGCAGGATGATCAGTATGGGTGCTGCCGAGTTCCGGCTGCCGTTACTGATCAGCTCGTTCGGGTTTGTCCCGTCTTAAATGATCTGGTTCCGAGTCGGGTCGCTGACCTGAGGCGACCAGTTCAGTTGAGACGTGGGGACGCCGGGAATCCCAAGTGATGTGGTCCCGAGCGAGCGGATGCCGGAGGCCGTCCCAGTTGATGGTCCGTCTTCGCTATGTCGTCGGCCGCAATCGGACCACTGATGGGGCTAGGTGTATTGGCCCGCGGCGTTGTTCACACGGCTGATCGGTGGCTTGCCTCCGAGTGCGGTGTGGCAGCGGTGGTGGTTGTAGGTGTGGAGGAAGTCTGCCAGTGCGTCGGTGCGTTCGGTGTTGCTGGTGTAGGGCCGCAGGTAGGCCCATTCGTCGAGCAGGGAGGCCGTCGACGAACTCACCCTGCGGCCGCTCAACTGCTACCCGCCGCTCGCCGAAGTACTGCCCCTGCTCGACAGGAAGACCGCCCTGCCGCCTTGGCTCCGCTTCGGAACCACCCGCTACTGCCCCAGCTGCCTGGCCGGCGACGGGTCGGCGATCCAAAACTGGCACGGCGGCCCATGGAAACGGCAGTGGCACCTACCCATCGTCTTCGCCTGCCTTGATCACAACGTCTTCCTCCGAGACATCTGTCCCGTCTGCCAACAGCAGCCCCTCCAAAGGACGCCAGGCACCAACTCGGCAATCCCAAACCTCGGACTCAGCAGCCTCCACCCTGCCCAGTGCCGCCGGACCGTCGCCTTCGCAACGAAGCAGCCTTGCGGAGCCCGCCTCGACCGACCCGCCCATCACGCCGTCCGGAACCTGCCCCCACTGACTCCCGACATCGCCACCATCCAGCAAGAACTGCTCGACCTGCTGAAAGGCGCCGACCCCGTCCACGCTCAGACGTTCTTTGCCGACCTGAATCTCGTGGCCACCGTCATCTCGGCAGCATGGCCGCACCACCCCGCAGCGTCCGCGCCTACCGAGCTGCTTGATACCTTCAACAGCCACCACGCCGCGCAACAAGAGCTCATCGAGAGCCGAGAACCCCAGATCAAGG
This is a stretch of genomic DNA from Streptomyces sp. V4I8. It encodes these proteins:
- a CDS encoding HNH endonuclease family protein; its protein translation is MVKAVLRGLAAVVLAFLPATVSTPAHAAETLPLTEAVASLPVATESRDGYSRDKFRHWNTGDDPADGCNTRAEVLLHEAVEPPAVGPGCRLTGGSWWSYYDATVVTSASGLDIDHMVPLAEAWDSGASAWTPPRRETYANDQGAETSLVAVTARSNRSKSDQDPAEWMPPATDVHCRYLAEWVGTKLRWALAVDDAELVALENVAADCPAQTVTYEPAP
- a CDS encoding integrase core domain-containing protein codes for the protein MSGRRVSSSTASLLDEWAYLRPYTSNTERTDALADFLHTYNHHRCHTALGGKPPISRVNNAAGQYT